The Bradyrhizobium sp. B097 genome contains the following window.
CCACTTTGGCCAAGAAAAGGGGGCGGCCGTCGTCATCAATAACGACGCCAAGGAAAGGCTCATCGAGGATGCCGCGGAACAGGTCCTACGGCATGCCGGCGGCGGCGCAAAGGGCCTTATCGTTACCGGCGACATTGCTTTCGCGGGAAAGTCGGAAGAATACGCCGTCGCGGCGAAGTGGCTAGACCGCCTGGCGCGCGCTGTCCGGTGTCCGCCCACGGCCGTCAAAATGGTGCCCGGAAACCACGACATTGATCGGGACAGGCTTTCGGCCGGCTGCACTCATCTGATCGACGAAATCCTGAGCGGTGGAGAGGCGAAGCTCGATGCCTTTCTGGCCAACGACGACGACTGCAAGACCCTCTACAACCGTTTCGTGGGATATGAGCCGTTTGCGCTCGGTTACGACTGTCCGCTTCATCCCGCTGGCGGCATCGCCAGCGACTCGCGAGAAGAATTGGCTCCGGGACGCGCCATCCGCTTCTTCGGTCTCAACTCCGCTCTGATCTGCTCGAAGAGGAAAGACGAGGAAGGCAAGCTGATCCTGGGTGCCGCGCAGCGCGTCTTGCCGTCCGACCCCGGCGTTGAACTGGTGGTCCTCTGTCACCATCCTTTGCACTGCCTGCAGGATAGCGTCGACGCGCGGAAATACGTACGCGGCCGGGCGCGCGTGTTCATTTCCGGCCACGAGCACAACCCGTCCTTGCAGATCGAAGCCGTCGAAGACGGGTGCGACCTGCTTATGTTGGCATCCGGTGCAACCGTTCCGCCGAAGGTCGAGAACGGATATACCTATACCTACAACCTGCTGACTTTCGACTGGTGCTCGAAGGAGGACAAGCTTTCGGTCGAAGTCGTGCCGCGAGCGTGGAACGACGACAAGAAGAGGTTCGAGGCCGACGATGTTCGCTTGGGAGGCCATAAACCGCGAAATCTGCTTGCCAGTCCCAACTTCCGCCGTGGGCCGGTGCCGCCGGCGGGGGGGCAGCCCGAACCCGCGGCACAGCCGGTCCCCGCTGCGTTGCGCCCAGAGCAGGGGAGCGGCGGGGAGCTTCTGGCGGACCGCGTCGCGAAAGCGGACCGCGAGCCGCCGAATAATGCGCCGGTGGATGCGATGAGCGACACGTTCCAGCTTGTCCTGCTCAAATTCTTCCGCGACCTGACAGCCGCGCAGCGCCTCAAGGTCCTGATCGATCTCGACGCCCTGCCCGACGACTGGAACGAAGAACTGACGCTCATGATGGAGCGCAATCTCATCGAAGATCTGGTGAAGGACGGACGTCTCGGCGATCTCGATAGCTCGATCGAACGCAACCGACACTGAGAACACGCACCTTCCGGGGGAAACTTCATGACGCACATTGCCACCCACATCCGAATATTCGCGTCCGATCCGTCCGACGAACTGGTCGAGAAACGCACGGCCGCAATCGGCGAAATCGCGGGCATCTTCAAAGGACGCCGACAGGTCGGGGAGTTGCTGCAGACCGCGAACGATCTTGCCGTTGCCGTCCAACAGGGTGGCAAGCTTTCGGCCGCACTGACAGGGACCATCGAGGGAGCTATTCGAAAGACATCGACGGCATTCGTCGCCGAGGGACATGAGCTCGAAATGCTGGTTTGCGGCATGTCTGGCGCTCTGCAGGCCGTGTCGGGCAGCGCAGCCCTCCTTCACGGCGCGGTATCGATTCCCGACGTACTGTCGTTCGGATTGTGGTCCGCGCTCTCGTACCAGAAGCCGCGGACCGAGCCGAAGATCGAACAGCTTCGCAACGAACTCCTGCAATCCGCGCATGGTCATTGCGCCGCCGTTGCGCGCGACAGTCGGCAACGCATCAAGGTGTCCGACCCCGAATTCAAGGAAGCCCCCAAGAAAGAAGAAGAACCGGAGACCCCGTTCGATGCTTCGGCCATGAAGGAAGGTCTGAAGCCTTTCAAGGACGCTATCGCCAATCTTAGGTCGAACGCCGCCGTCGATCGCGAGGAGATCGACCTCCTGTGGTGGGTGCTGTCCGATTGGAGCTCGCTGCTCGGACGGCGCTTCTCCGACGAGAAGGTTGGCGACGCTGCGGCTGCAGTGGCGTCCGGCATCGAGGCCGGGCGCATGATCCGGAGGGCGCCCGCGGAAGCCCACCGCCATCTGATCCTGCGCTACGTACCGACCGGAAAGGACCTGTCGCTGATCGAGCTCCTGACCGCGATCGGTGGGGACCGCACCGCGCTCGCACCTACCGAGGCGGAAACCTACATCTCGAATTGCCCCGCAGTCTTTCCGCTCTCGAACGCGCTGCGAACCGGGGCAGCCTCGGATCCAAGGGCGAAGATAAAACGCCCGCTGGGCGATTGGGCGGCACGGGCTTTGCTGGAAAGCTCGATCGCGCACCTCTGTTCCAACAATACTGGCGTGTCCGTCTGATGGCCCTCGGCTGCGCCAAGGATAACTGCACCGTCGCGGAGACCGGCATCTGCCTCGCCGAGAATCCGCCGGAGACATGTCCGTTCAGGATGAAGGCTCCGGCCGACGACGGACCCGTGACTTCACCCGAACCGCCGCTTCCGAAACCCGAGCGGAATCCCAGCCTACCCCACAGTCGCGCCCTTACTCCCCCGTTGGCGCAGGACTTGATGGCGCATCGGTACTGCACCCTCGTCGGCATCCTGGGCGATCCGGACGCCGGGAAGACGGCGGCCTTGGTCAGCCTCTACCTGTTGGCGTCCAAGGCCAAACTCAAGGAGTTTTCCTTCGCCGATAGCCGGACCCTGATGGCGTTCAACGAAATAAGCCAGGGCGCCCTCGACTGGAACGAAGACGATCCGCCGGATCAGTTCACGCAACATACCGAGTTGGCCGACGACCGTATGCCCGGTTTTCTGCATCTCCGCCTGCGGCATGGAGCAGAGGAAAAGTTCGACTTCCTGCTGCCGGACCTGCCGGGAGAATGGTCGCAATCTTTCATCGACAAGGACCGAAAGGATCGACTTCGGTTCCTGAACAGAGCCGACGTCATCTGGCTATTTATGGACGGATCGCAACTTCGCGAGCCATCTACGCGCCAATATGTCGTCCACCGAATGCAGCTTCTCATCGACCGCCTTCGCACTTCGATCAATCATGTGCCGCCGCTGGTACTGGTGTTGACGAGGCGGGACAGCGGTGAGGTGCCGGCGTCTTTCATCGAACCGATCGTTCAGGAAGCGGAGCAACAGAACCTGCAGATATCTGTCGCTCAGATCGCCTCGTTCGGTGACCGGGGAGACGTCGACCCGGGCTACGGCCTCGAGGCTCTGATGCGGACCTGCCGGCCCGATGTCCCGGACCGCACGCCGACCTGGCTCGCACCGGGACCAGATATGGAGGAAGGTAGGGCGATGCTGCGCTATCGGCACCCGGAGCACCGTCCATGAGCGAGAGAACCTTCATTCTGGTCGGAGGACCAGATTGCGGCAAAACGAACTATATCGCGCGTTTGTGGGAGTCGATTCGCTCGAAGACCGGTGAGTTGGTCGCGCCGCATCCGCCGCAGAACGTCGAATTTGTAGAGAAGGCGTTGGAGTTTCTCCTGAAGGGCGAATTCGCCCCCCGCTCCAATCGGGATGTGGCGGAATCCACCCACAGCTTCGAGGTCTCTGTACGGAAAGCGGGCGATGCGAACGGGCCGCTGTCGGACATCGTCGTTCCCGATGTAACCGGAGAATTGTGGAAAAAAACGCTCGAGACATACGAAATACCCAAAGACTGGATGCGAAGTCTCGAAGGCGCATCGGGGGCCTTGCTCTTCGTCCGAGAAGGTTCGGAGGAGAACGAGGTAGCTCTCGAGTGGGTGACCTGCGGCAAATTTCTTGCCCAGCGTGCGAAGGCG
Protein-coding sequences here:
- a CDS encoding metallophosphoesterase codes for the protein MSITYVHLSDIHFGQEKGAAVVINNDAKERLIEDAAEQVLRHAGGGAKGLIVTGDIAFAGKSEEYAVAAKWLDRLARAVRCPPTAVKMVPGNHDIDRDRLSAGCTHLIDEILSGGEAKLDAFLANDDDCKTLYNRFVGYEPFALGYDCPLHPAGGIASDSREELAPGRAIRFFGLNSALICSKRKDEEGKLILGAAQRVLPSDPGVELVVLCHHPLHCLQDSVDARKYVRGRARVFISGHEHNPSLQIEAVEDGCDLLMLASGATVPPKVENGYTYTYNLLTFDWCSKEDKLSVEVVPRAWNDDKKRFEADDVRLGGHKPRNLLASPNFRRGPVPPAGGQPEPAAQPVPAALRPEQGSGGELLADRVAKADREPPNNAPVDAMSDTFQLVLLKFFRDLTAAQRLKVLIDLDALPDDWNEELTLMMERNLIEDLVKDGRLGDLDSSIERNRH
- a CDS encoding GTPase-associated system all-helical protein GASH, whose translation is MTHIATHIRIFASDPSDELVEKRTAAIGEIAGIFKGRRQVGELLQTANDLAVAVQQGGKLSAALTGTIEGAIRKTSTAFVAEGHELEMLVCGMSGALQAVSGSAALLHGAVSIPDVLSFGLWSALSYQKPRTEPKIEQLRNELLQSAHGHCAAVARDSRQRIKVSDPEFKEAPKKEEEPETPFDASAMKEGLKPFKDAIANLRSNAAVDREEIDLLWWVLSDWSSLLGRRFSDEKVGDAAAAVASGIEAGRMIRRAPAEAHRHLILRYVPTGKDLSLIELLTAIGGDRTALAPTEAETYISNCPAVFPLSNALRTGAASDPRAKIKRPLGDWAARALLESSIAHLCSNNTGVSV